One genomic segment of Panicum virgatum strain AP13 chromosome 2N, P.virgatum_v5, whole genome shotgun sequence includes these proteins:
- the LOC120658139 gene encoding probable inorganic phosphate transporter 1-12 isoform X1 has translation MASEKLQVLHALDVARTQRYHVRAVVIAGTGFFADAYDLFCITLVTKLLGRIYFHAPGRGEPGRLPPRLEAAIGGATFCGMVAGQLLFGWLGDRAGRKRFYGTTVLLMAAGSFLSGLSFGNSAGGVMATLCFFRFWLGVGVGGDYPLSATIVSEYAGKRTRGALVAAVFAMEGFGILAGCIVTLVVSAAFQARSGAPAFEEDPAASTPPLADYVWRIVLMAGAVPACLTYRWRARMPETARYTALVARDAARAARDMSRVLEVDIAGEPDKVESLTRGRDYGVLSRRFARRHGLHLLGAAASWFVLGVFYSQNILQGEIFSDVGWVPRAHAMSALEEAYRVGRAQAIIALCGALPGYWFAVAFVDVAGRKAIQFLGFAMMTGFMLAIAALYDGLAIPGRRVWLVAMYTFTFFFANFGPNSTTFIVPAEIFPAHLRATCHGMSAAAGKAGAIVGTFGFMYAAQKADGSEAAETGYPSGIGVRASLFVLAASNVLGILFTCLLPEPKGRSLEEVSGDGGDSLNSDETDVGDS, from the coding sequence ATGGCATCGGAGAAGCTGCAGGTGCTGCACGCGCTGGACGTGGCAAGGACGCAGCGGTACCACGTGCGCGCGGTGGTCATCGCCGGCACGGGCTTCTTCGCCGACGCCTACGACCTCTTCTGCATCACGCTGGTCACCAAGCTCCTGGGCCGCATCTACTTCCACGCCCCGGGGCGCGGCGAGCCGGGGCGGCTTCCGCCGCGGCTGGAGGCGGCGATCGGCGGCGCCACCTTCTGCGGCATGGTCGCGGGGCAGCTCCTCTTCGGCTGGCTCGGCGACCGGGCCGGCCGCAAGCGGTTCTACGGCACGACCGTCCTGCTCATGGCCGCCGGCTCCTTCCTCTCGGGCCTCTCCTTCGGCAACTCCGCCGGCGGCGTCATGGCCACGCTCTGCTTCTTCCGCTTCtggctcggcgtcggcgtcggcggggaCTACCCGCTCTCGGCGACCATCGTGTCCGAGTACGCCGGCAAGCGGACGAGGGgcgccctcgtcgccgccgtcttCGCCATGGAGGGCTTCGGCATCCTCGCCGGCTGCATTGTCACGCTCGTCGTCTCCGCCGCGTTCCAGGCGCGGTCCGGCGCGCCGGCGTTCGAGGAGGACCCCGCCGCGTCCACCCCGCCACTGGCCGACTACGTGTGGCGGATCGTCCTCATGGCCGGCGCCGTCCCGGCCTGCCTCACCTACCGCTGGCGGGCGCGGATGCCCGAGACGGCGCGCTACACGGCGCTGGtcgcccgcgacgccgccagGGCCGCGCGCGACATGTCCAGGGTCCTCGAGGTCGACATCGCCGGCGAGCCGGACAAGGTGGAGAGCCTCACCAGGGGCAGGGACTACGGCGTCCTCTCCCGCCGCTTCGCGCGCCGCCACGGCCTCCACctcctgggcgccgccgcgtcctggtTCGTGCTCGGCGTCTTCTACTCCCAGAACATCCTCCAGGGGGAGATCTTCAGCGACGTCGGGTGGGTCCCCAGGGCGCACGCCATGAGCGCGCTCGAGGAGGCCTACCGCGTCGGCCGCGCGCAGGCCATCATCGCGCTCTGCGGCGCGCTGCCGGGCTACTGGTTCGCCGTCGCCTTCGTCGACGTCGCCGGCCGGAAGGCCATCCAGTTCCTCGGCTTCGCCATGATGACGGGGTTCatgctcgccatcgccgccctcTACGACGGCCTGGCGATCCCCGGGCGGCGGGTGTGGCTGGTGGCCATGTACaccttcaccttcttcttcgccaaCTTCGGGCCCAACAGCACCACCTTCATCGTGCCGGCGGAGATCTTCCCGGCGCACCTGCGCGCGACGTGCCACGggatgtcggcggcggcggggaaggccGGCGCCATCGTCGGAACGTTCGGGTTCATGTACGCCGCGCAGAAGGCGGACGGCAGCGAGGCGGCGGAGACAGGGTACCCGTCGGGCATCGGCGTGCGCGCCTCCCTGTTCGTGCTCGCCGCGTCCAACGTGCTGGGGATACTCTTCACCTGCTTGCTGCCGGAGCCCAAGGGGAGGTCGCTGGAGGAGGtgtccggcgacggcggcgactccCTGAACAGCGATGAGACGGACGTGGGCGACTCCTAG
- the LOC120658140 gene encoding adenylate kinase isoenzyme 6 homolog: MAAANGGASRRSRPNVLVTGTPGTGKTTTCSLLSEAAGLRHVSVGDFVREKSLHDGWDDDLECHVINEDLVCDELEDMMEEGGILVDYHGCDFFPERWFDLVVVLQTDNSILHDRLTSRGYTGSKLSNNIECEIFQVLLEEARESYKEDIVMPMRSDNVEDISRNVGTLTDWVNNWRPS, from the exons atggcggcggcgaacggcggcgcCTCGCGGCGCTCGCGGCCGAACGTGTTGGTGACGGGGACGCCGGGCACGGGGAAGACGACGACGTGCTCCCTCCTCTCCGAAGCTGCGGGCCTCCGCCACGTCAGCGTCGGCGACTTCGTCCGCGAGAAGAGCCTCCACGACGGCTGGGACGATGACCTCGAGTGCCACGTCATCAACGAGGACTTG GTCTGCGACGAGCTTGAGGACATGATGGAAGAAGGTGGTATACTGGTAGATTACCACGGATGTGATTTCTTTCCAGAGCGTTGGTTTGACCTAGTAGTTGTGCTCCAGACTGATAACTCAATTCTGCATGATCGCTTGACCAGCAG AGGCTACACGGGTTCCAAGCTCTCAAACAACATAGAGTGCGAGATCTTCCAAGTGCTCCTGGAGGAGGCGAGGGAGAGCTACAAAGAGGACATTGTCATGCCCATGCGAAGCGACAACGTGGAGGATATTAGTAGGAACGTAGGTACATTGACAGACTGGGTAAATAACTGGAGACCTTCCTGA
- the LOC120658139 gene encoding probable inorganic phosphate transporter 1-12 isoform X2 — MASEKLQVLHALDVARTQRYHVRAVVIAGTGFFADAYDLFCITLVTKLLGRIYFHAPGRGEPGRLPPRLEAAIGGATFCGMVAGQLLFGWLGDRAGRKRFYGTTVLLMAAGSFLSGLSFGNSAGGVMATLCFFRFWLGVGVGGDYPLSATIVSEYAGKRTRGALVAAVFAMEGFGILAGCIVTLVVSAAFQARSGAPAFEEDPAASTPPLADYVWRIVLMAGAVPACLTYRWRARMPETARYTALVARDAARAARDMSRVLEVDIAGEPDKVESLTRGRDYGVLSRRFARRHGLHLLGAAASWFVLGVFYSQNILQGEIFSDVGWVPRAHAMSALEEAYRVGRAQAIIALCGALPGYWFAVAFVDVAGRKAIQFLGFAMMTGFMLAIAALYDGLAIPGRRVWLVAMYTFTFFFANFGPNSTTFIVPAEIFPAHLRATCHGMSAAAGKAGAIVGTFGFMYTGYPSGIGVRASLFVLAASNVLGILFTCLLPEPKGRSLEEVSGDGGDSLNSDETDVGDS; from the exons ATGGCATCGGAGAAGCTGCAGGTGCTGCACGCGCTGGACGTGGCAAGGACGCAGCGGTACCACGTGCGCGCGGTGGTCATCGCCGGCACGGGCTTCTTCGCCGACGCCTACGACCTCTTCTGCATCACGCTGGTCACCAAGCTCCTGGGCCGCATCTACTTCCACGCCCCGGGGCGCGGCGAGCCGGGGCGGCTTCCGCCGCGGCTGGAGGCGGCGATCGGCGGCGCCACCTTCTGCGGCATGGTCGCGGGGCAGCTCCTCTTCGGCTGGCTCGGCGACCGGGCCGGCCGCAAGCGGTTCTACGGCACGACCGTCCTGCTCATGGCCGCCGGCTCCTTCCTCTCGGGCCTCTCCTTCGGCAACTCCGCCGGCGGCGTCATGGCCACGCTCTGCTTCTTCCGCTTCtggctcggcgtcggcgtcggcggggaCTACCCGCTCTCGGCGACCATCGTGTCCGAGTACGCCGGCAAGCGGACGAGGGgcgccctcgtcgccgccgtcttCGCCATGGAGGGCTTCGGCATCCTCGCCGGCTGCATTGTCACGCTCGTCGTCTCCGCCGCGTTCCAGGCGCGGTCCGGCGCGCCGGCGTTCGAGGAGGACCCCGCCGCGTCCACCCCGCCACTGGCCGACTACGTGTGGCGGATCGTCCTCATGGCCGGCGCCGTCCCGGCCTGCCTCACCTACCGCTGGCGGGCGCGGATGCCCGAGACGGCGCGCTACACGGCGCTGGtcgcccgcgacgccgccagGGCCGCGCGCGACATGTCCAGGGTCCTCGAGGTCGACATCGCCGGCGAGCCGGACAAGGTGGAGAGCCTCACCAGGGGCAGGGACTACGGCGTCCTCTCCCGCCGCTTCGCGCGCCGCCACGGCCTCCACctcctgggcgccgccgcgtcctggtTCGTGCTCGGCGTCTTCTACTCCCAGAACATCCTCCAGGGGGAGATCTTCAGCGACGTCGGGTGGGTCCCCAGGGCGCACGCCATGAGCGCGCTCGAGGAGGCCTACCGCGTCGGCCGCGCGCAGGCCATCATCGCGCTCTGCGGCGCGCTGCCGGGCTACTGGTTCGCCGTCGCCTTCGTCGACGTCGCCGGCCGGAAGGCCATCCAGTTCCTCGGCTTCGCCATGATGACGGGGTTCatgctcgccatcgccgccctcTACGACGGCCTGGCGATCCCCGGGCGGCGGGTGTGGCTGGTGGCCATGTACaccttcaccttcttcttcgccaaCTTCGGGCCCAACAGCACCACCTTCATCGTGCCGGCGGAGATCTTCCCGGCGCACCTGCGCGCGACGTGCCACGggatgtcggcggcggcggggaaggccGGCGCCATCGTCGGAACGTTCGGGTTCATGTAC ACAGGGTACCCGTCGGGCATCGGCGTGCGCGCCTCCCTGTTCGTGCTCGCCGCGTCCAACGTGCTGGGGATACTCTTCACCTGCTTGCTGCCGGAGCCCAAGGGGAGGTCGCTGGAGGAGGtgtccggcgacggcggcgactccCTGAACAGCGATGAGACGGACGTGGGCGACTCCTAG